The Oscillospiraceae bacterium genome contains the following window.
ACAGTCAGTCAGCATGCCATAGGTAACGCCACAGGAGCGGGTGCTTTCTTAGGAGGAACAGTCGTTGTAGGAGGTAATGTAGATGGCGGCGGTGCAGCTGATGCACATGGTGCAAATGCAAGCGGCAACGGCAGTACAGTAACCGTCAATGGAAATGCAATAGCTTTTGGCAACACCAGCAGTGCTGCAAGAGCAGTTAATGGCGGCGAAGTAACCGTTACAGGCGATGCCACAGCTACCGGCACAAACAGCGTGGGCGCACGGGCATTAACCGGAGGCACTGTAAATATTGGTGTAGATGCTACAGGTGGAATCAGAGGTGCATTAGCAAATGGTTCAGGTTCTGAGGTCAACGTCACAGGCGATGCCTCGGCAAGCGGCGCGAACGGTAATGGCGCGAGAGCGGAAAACAGTGGAACTGTCAACGTAGGCGGCAACGCAGAAGGCGTCGCAAGAGGCGCTATTGCCATAGGTGCAGGTTCCGAAGTTAATGTTACAGAGGATGCTATATCAACCGGCGCACATGGTTATGGTGCAGGTGCGGAAAACGGCGGAGAAGTTACCGTAGGGCACGATGCGATTGCCACCGGCACAAATCACGTTGGAGGGGCTATTGCCACCGGCAATAATTCTCGCATTGAAGTAACGCGCGATGCCATAGCGACCGGCACCACCAGTGCAGGAGCAGGCGCTGGTTCCGGCGCAACAGTTATAATTGGCAGACACGCCATAGCCAACAACAATGACAGTTGGACAGTAAACTCCACAGGCGGGGATATTACCGTCTATGGTGATGTTTCCGCAAATGGAACAAATGCAAATGGTGTACGGGTTAATGCGGGCGGAGCTGCTTTCATCGGCGGTAATGTTTCAGCAACCGGTACAGGCGGCGTGGGTGCTCACGCACTCGGCGGCGGACAAATCACAATAGGCGGCACAATAACCGCGACAACTTATATAAATATTGCATACACAGCCAGGGCTCAAAACAGCTATGACACACCCACAACCAAGGCGGGCTATTTCACATACGATAATAGTCCAGCAACACCTGTATCAACCGTATGGGCAAGAGGCGCGTCACCCGTGCTGACAATCGGCACGGTATCACGCACAAGCGATACAGAAGCCACCGTGACATTTACAAGCACACAGTCAGGAAACCGTTTCCACCAAATTGACGGAGCAACACCTGCAAATGCGACGGCTCTTGTGACTTCCGGTCAAAACTCAGCAGCCATGACAGCAACGACAAATACAATCAGCCTCACCGGCCTTACCGCAGGGGAGCGCACAATCTATATAGCAGGTCAAAACGGAGCGGCGCAGACAAGTAATATGCTGACGGTGGCTATTCCGGCGTTTGAAATACCCATCACCGGCGGCGTTATCACAGCAACAGCCCCGGTAAACGGCGCAACTGTAGCAGCCGCAACGGCTACCATGATAAACACAACGCCGAGCGCAATCACATGGACGCACAGCGGTGGAACGCCGGCAGGTGTAAACTTTGGGGCGAACCGGGTATATACAGCCGTATTTACATTGACGGCGAACGTCGGATTCAACTTCAATGGACTTCGGGCAGACACGCTGACCGTGGCCGGAGCGACAGTTACACATTCTATGGTGACTACAGGCAATTCCGTAACGGTTACGGTGGTATTCCCGATGACAGCGGCACAAGGCGGCACTGGCGACAGCGGCTATGGTTGGAACCCACCAACAACAGCAATAACACCGGGACAAATCCCGCTTGCAAACTACGAACCACAAATCGAAGAGCCGCAATTCCCGTTCATCGATGTCACAGTCACAGACTGGTTCTACCCCTATGTCAGAGCGGTATGGGAAAATCAACTTTTCCAAGGCACAAGCCACAACCTATTTACACCACAGGGCAACATGACTCGTGCGATGTTCGTACAAGTGCTTGCCAATATGGAGAGCGTAGACCTTGCCGTATATGAAACGGTTTCTTCAACCTTTGGTGATGTTTCTTCCACAGCGTGGTATTTCGCAGCAATCGAATGGGCGGCAGGACAAGGGCTGGTACAAGGTGTAGGCAACGACAACTTTGCGCCAAGCACCCCCATTACGAGGGAGCAAATGGCGGTCATGCTTCATAACTATGTTGTAAGCCGCAATATCGAGTTACCACAAGATACAACACGCACATTCACAGACCAAGACGATATCTCTTATTGGGCGGTTGATGGTGTACTGGCGATCCAAGCCGCAGGCATCATCATGGGTCGCCCGGATGGCAGATTTGCCCCAAGAGATACGGCAACCAGAGCAGAAGTAGCGACCATCTTTGCACGGTTTTTGGAAGCTACGGAATAATTTATCTGTTATAAAGATAAGAAAACGGCGTAGCATCGTGCTGCGCCGTTTCCTGTCGTAAAAGCCCCGTGTTTCGGGGCTTTGATTTTCGCTATCAATCGCTTATGAGGCACATTACCCCAAAAGCATGGCGAGGCCGATTCCAAGCAGGAACAATAAAACCCAAGCGAGTACAGTAATACCCGTACAGATCAGGACTCTGATGGGTGTTGACAAAGTGGTTTTTGATACGCTCACACATCCGGCAGCGCCGCAGAACCCGATAACAGCAGGAATTGCGCCACCCAAGCTGACAATGGGGATCAAGATGCAAAGAACAGCAAAGACCAATACCCAAGCAGGGCGTTTCACGTATACTTTACCGCTTCTTACGTATTGACCGTCAATCACGACATCCGGCTCTTTGCTCTCAACGACAAGGCGTGCCTCTTTGCCGTCCAACATAAATCCTTCGTCAAATCCAAGGATCATACTCCAAAAACTGGCTTTCACTTCGATTGGTACGCCGTTGGCAGTCAGTACGTGCTTGCCTTTTACTTTCTCGTAGGAAAAAGAATAATCTTTTCCATCAATCTGGCTTACCCATTCTATTGGTTTTTTCATTGTATCCTCCAAAAAATTATAAATTCGTTACACCGTCCGTACCAAGCACGAGCAGCATACATATTGTACCATATCATACAACAAAATTCTACAAAAAAACAAAAACGTTGAAAATGCTTCAACGTCTCACGCTGAGACTTTGGGAGAGATGACAAAAATACCAATAAATGCAATTTCGTGGCTGAGAATAGATTCTTGCAAAAGCGGCAAACTATTTTTATATCGATAACAATATGAGGAGAAAAATGATGTCAAACGAAAACAAAGCAAACGTAGACTTGATCAGCCTGCCGATGCTCGCAATGAGTGAGATACCGATCCCGAACGCGGATGCGAAGCGGATCGTGGCGCTTGTAAAAGAAGACGGCCGTATTTCAGGATATCAGCTATCGGACGGTACGGTTTTGGATAAAGATGCAGGCGTAAGGCTTGCGAAGCAGGGCGGCATTCGTGGCGTAGGCATCGCAACGAGAAATGGCAGCGAATACCTGAAGTCTCTTCCGGACGGCACCGAAAACAATAACTTGGGAAACCTGCCCTCCATTTCACAATAAAAGCGGATCCACTTCTTCAGGCCGGCGCGGCATAAAGCTTCGTCGGCTTGTTCAATG
Protein-coding sequences here:
- a CDS encoding S-layer homology domain-containing protein, producing the protein QLQAALDDTDNTEVVISLTNPTTINANVTIPPNTTLRVTGSWFNINASWVNNGTLIIENTTIIFGAATLTNNGTINNNFTLDSDGTINNNGTITGNPIIGTGTINVNGGTFVVENSAQLNAALTAIGTGTGTIRLGANLTGTNQHNTGISISGTTDITLETNNFTLDVVNTGGIGLLVENGAQWQLNDNGGGAFNVTGTTEGLRVTNGSAVVTNAAGTATLGLGAHATGSNSFVTVSQHAIGNATGAGAFLGGTVVVGGNVDGGGAADAHGANASGNGSTVTVNGNAIAFGNTSSAARAVNGGEVTVTGDATATGTNSVGARALTGGTVNIGVDATGGIRGALANGSGSEVNVTGDASASGANGNGARAENSGTVNVGGNAEGVARGAIAIGAGSEVNVTEDAISTGAHGYGAGAENGGEVTVGHDAIATGTNHVGGAIATGNNSRIEVTRDAIATGTTSAGAGAGSGATVIIGRHAIANNNDSWTVNSTGGDITVYGDVSANGTNANGVRVNAGGAAFIGGNVSATGTGGVGAHALGGGQITIGGTITATTYINIAYTARAQNSYDTPTTKAGYFTYDNSPATPVSTVWARGASPVLTIGTVSRTSDTEATVTFTSTQSGNRFHQIDGATPANATALVTSGQNSAAMTATTNTISLTGLTAGERTIYIAGQNGAAQTSNMLTVAIPAFEIPITGGVITATAPVNGATVAAATATMINTTPSAITWTHSGGTPAGVNFGANRVYTAVFTLTANVGFNFNGLRADTLTVAGATVTHSMVTTGNSVTVTVVFPMTAAQGGTGDSGYGWNPPTTAITPGQIPLANYEPQIEEPQFPFIDVTVTDWFYPYVRAVWENQLFQGTSHNLFTPQGNMTRAMFVQVLANMESVDLAVYETVSSTFGDVSSTAWYFAAIEWAAGQGLVQGVGNDNFAPSTPITREQMAVMLHNYVVSRNIELPQDTTRTFTDQDDISYWAVDGVLAIQAAGIIMGRPDGRFAPRDTATRAEVATIFARFLEATE
- a CDS encoding DUF3892 domain-containing protein; protein product: MSNENKANVDLISLPMLAMSEIPIPNADAKRIVALVKEDGRISGYQLSDGTVLDKDAGVRLAKQGGIRGVGIATRNGSEYLKSLPDGTENNNLGNLPSISQ